From Anopheles coluzzii chromosome 3, AcolN3, whole genome shotgun sequence, the proteins below share one genomic window:
- the LOC120954897 gene encoding serine-rich adhesin for platelets-like isoform X11, which yields MEFKRTLLLTMLTTSSFFLHVSASFICPKYDTSRQLSSLYAMPHSQTGYVTCVGRIKIAAHCPEGSVWSDAVKTCVRQYSSSGVQERTRRDTAIETVTTCATVCPQVFDPRKLVLVEHSSCTKYNLCVLGLMLTVSCPNDLRFNKERCECDFKEKVYCEGEDPATTTVDYASTTDATTVYDSTTEDSTTEESTTEVATSESTTEDSTTEESTTEVTVSESTTEDSTTAESTTEVATSESTTDESTTEESTTEVATSESTTEDSTTEESTSEVATSESTTEESTTEESTTKDATSESTTEDSTTEESTSEVATSESTTEDSTTEEATTEVTVSESTSEDSTTEESTTEVTVSESTTEDSTTEESTTEAATSESTTEDSTTEEATTEVTVSESTTEDSTTEESTTEVATSESTTEDSTTEEATTEVIVSESTTEDFTTEESTTELATSESTTEDSTTEESTTEVTVSESTTEDSTTEESTTEAATSESTTEDSTTEEATTEVTVSESTTEDSTTEESTTEVATSESTTEDSTTEEATTEVIVSESTTEDFTTEESTTEVATSESTTEDSTTEDSTTEVTVSESTTEDSTTEESTTEAATSESTTEDSTTEEATTEVTVSESTTEDSTTEESTTEVATSESTTEDSTTEEATTEVIVSESTTEDFTTEESTTEVATSESTTEDSTTEDSTTEVTVSESTTEDSTTEESTTEAATSESTTEDSTTEEATTEVTVSESTTEDSTTEESTTEIATSESTTEDSTTEESTTEVTVSESTTEDSTTEESTTEVATSESTTEESTTEESTNEMTVSESTTEDSTTEESTTEVATSESTTEDSTTEESTTEVIVSTASSTSEVPTSESTTEASTQSISLSTIEVTPDETTSSTSSETTTALPVSSSTERTPVSGAEIVTGISKAFEKVSSIFETLAKIFASAIKSN from the exons atGGAGTTTAAACGGACACTTCTGCTTACGATGCTGACAACATCATCTTTCTTCCTGCATGTGTCGGCAAGCTTCATTTGCCCAAAGTATGACACTTCACGACAGTTATCTTCTCTATACGCGATGCCTCACAGCCAAACAGGCTACGTGACATGTGTTGGAAGGATCAAAATCGCAGCCCACTGTCCGGAGGGATCGGTGTGGAGTGATGCAGTGAAAACATGCGTTCGACAATACTCCTCCTCGGGAGTTCAGGAGCGTACGAGACGAGATACCGCAATAGAAACAGTGACCACATGTGCAACGGTTTGTCCGCAAGTGTTCGATCCGAGGAAGCTTGTGCTAGTGGAGCATAGTTCTTGTACGAAATATAATCTGTGCGTTCTTGGGCTGATGCTGACTGTATCGTGCCCAAATGATTTGCGGTTCAATAAGGAGCGGTGTGAATGTGATTTCAAGGAAAAGGTTTATTGTGAAGGTGAAGATCCCGCGACGACAACAGTGGATTATGCATCAACCACCGATGCGACGACAGTTTATGATTCAACAACAGAAGATTCCACAACAGAAGAATCTACCACTGAAGTCGCAACATCCGAGTCAACGACAGAAGATTCGACAACAGAAGAGTCTACCACTGAGGTGACGGTATCCGAGTCTACTACGGAGGATTCTACAACAGCAGAATCTACCACTGAGGTCGCAACATCCGAGTCAACGACAGATGAGTCCACTACAGAAGAGTCTACCACTGAAGTCGCAACATCCGAGTCCACGACAGAAGATTCTACAACTGAAGAATCTACCTCTGAA GTCGCAACATCCGAGTCAACGACAGAAGAGTCCACAACAGAAGAGTCTACCACTAAAGACGCAACATCCGAGTCCACGACAGAAGATTCTACAACTGAAGAATCTACCTCTGAAGTCGCAACATCCGAGTCAACGACGGAGGATTCGACAACAGAAGAGGCTACCACTGAA GTGACAGTATCCGAGTCTACTTCAGAAGATTCTACAACTGAAGAATCTACCACTGAA GTGACAGTATCCGAGTCCACGACAGAAGATTCTACAACTGAAGAATCTACAACTGAAGCCGCAACATCGGAGTCAACGACGGAGGATTCGACAACAGAAGAGGCTACGACTGAAGTTACAGTATCCGAGTCTACTACAGAGGATTCTACAACAGAAGAATCTACCACTGAAGTCGCAACATCCGAGTCAACGACGGAGGATTCGACAACAGAAGAGGCTACCACTGAAGTTATAGTATCCGAGTCTACTACGGAGGATTTTACTACTGAAGAATCTACCACTGAG CTCGCAACATCCGAGTCAACGACGGAGGATTCGACAACAGAAGAGTCTACCACTGAA GTGACAGTATCCGAGTCCACGACAGAAGATTCTACAACTGAAGAATCTACAACTGAAGCCGCAACATCGGAGTCAACGACGGAGGATTCGACAACAGAAGAGGCTACGACTGAAGTTACAGTATCCGAGTCTACTACAGAGGATTCTACAACAGAAGAATCTACCACTGAAGTCGCAACATCCGAGTCAACGACGGAGGATTCGACAACAGAAGAGGCTACCACTGAAGTTATAGTATCCGAGTCTACTACGGAGGATTTTACTACTGAAGAATCTACCACTGAGGTCGCAACATCCGAGTCAACGACGGAGGATTCGACAACAGAAGATTCCACCACTGAGGTGACAGTATCCGAATCCACGACAGAAGATTCTACAACTGAAGAATCTACAACTGAAGCCGCAACATCGGAGTCAACGACGGAGGATTCGACAACAGAAGAGGCTACGACTGAAGTTACAGTATCCGAGTCTACTACAGAGGATTCTACAACAGAAGAATCTACCACTGAAGTCGCAACATCCGAGTCAACGACGGAGGATTCGACAACAGAAGAGGCTACCACTGAAGTTATAGTATCCGAGTCTACTACGGAGGATTTTACTACTGAAGAATCTACCACTGAGGTCGCAACATCCGAGTCAACGACGGAGGATTCGACAACAGAAGATTCCACCACTGAGGTGACAGTATCCGAATCCACGACAGAAGATTCTACAACTGAAGAATCTACCACTGAAGCCGCAACATCCGAGTCAACGACGGAGGATTCGACAACAGAAGAGGCTACCACTGAAGTTACAGTATCCGAGTCTACTACGGAGGATTCTACAACAGAAGAATCTACCACTGAAATCGCAACATCCGAGTCAACGACGGAGGATTCGACAACAGAAGAGTCTACCACTGAGGTGACAGTATCCGAGTCTACTACGGAGGATTCTACAACTGAAGAATCTACCACTGAGGTCGCAACATCCGAGTCTACGACAGAAGAGTCCACAACAGAAGAGTCTACCAATGAGATGACAGTATCCGAGTCCACGACAGAAGATTCTACAACTGAAGAATCTACTACTGAGGTCGCAACATCCGAGTCAACGACGGAGGATTCGACAACAGAAGAGTCCACCACTGAGGTGATAGTATCCACTGCATCTTCAACATCTGAAGTGCCTACATCCGAATCAACAACGGAAGCGTCAACTCAATCGATATCATTATCAACGATTGAAGTAACACCAGATGAAACGACTTCAAGTACCTCCTCAGAAACAACAACTGCTCTCCCAGTATCTTCAAGTACGGAGAGAACGCCAGTGTCGGGGGCCGAAATTGTTACAGGCATTTCCAAAGCGTTTGAAAAAGTGTCGAGCATTTTTGAAACATTAGCCAAAATATTTGCATCGGCCATTAAGAGCAACTAG
- the LOC120954897 gene encoding serine-rich adhesin for platelets-like isoform X3, which translates to MEFKRTLLLTMLTTSSFFLHVSASFICPKYDTSRQLSSLYAMPHSQTGYVTCVGRIKIAAHCPEGSVWSDAVKTCVRQYSSSGVQERTRRDTAIETVTTCATVCPQVFDPRKLVLVEHSSCTKYNLCVLGLMLTVSCPNDLRFNKERCECDFKEKVYCEGEDPATTTVDYASTTDATTVYDSTTEDSTTEESTTEVATSESTTEDSTTEESTTEVTVSESTTEDSTTAESTTEVATSESTTDESTTEESTTEVATSESTTEDSTTEESTSEVATSESTTEESTTEESTTKDATSESTTEDSTTEESTSEVATSESTTEDSTTEEATTELATSESTTEESTTEESNTEVTVSESTSEDSTTEESTTEVTVSESTTEDSTTEESTTEAATSESTTEDSTTEEATTEVTVSESTTEDSTTEESTTEVATSESTTEDSTTEEATTEVIVSESTTEDFTTEESTTELATSESTTEDSTTEESTTEVTVSESTTEDSTTEESTTEAATSESTTEDSTTEEATTEVTVSESTTEDSTTEESTTEVATSESTTEDSTTEEATTEVIVSESTTEDFTTEESTTEVATSESTTEDSTTEDSTTEVTVSESTTEDSTTEESTTEAATSESTTEDSTTEEATTEVTVSESTTEDSTTEESTTEVATSESTTEDSTTEEATTEVIVSESTTEDFTTEESTTEVATSESTTEDSTTEDSTTEVTVSESTTEDSTTEESTTEAATSESTTEDSTTEEATTEVTVSESTTEDSTTEESTTEIATSESTTEDSTTEESTTEVTVSESTTEDSTTEESTTEVATSESTTEESTTEESTNEMTVSESTTEDSTTEESTTEVATSESTTEDSTTEESTTEVIVSTASSTSEVPTSESTTEASTQSISLSTIEVTPDETTSSTSSETTTALPVSSSTERTPVSGAEIVTGISKAFEKVSSIFETLAKIFASAIKSN; encoded by the exons atGGAGTTTAAACGGACACTTCTGCTTACGATGCTGACAACATCATCTTTCTTCCTGCATGTGTCGGCAAGCTTCATTTGCCCAAAGTATGACACTTCACGACAGTTATCTTCTCTATACGCGATGCCTCACAGCCAAACAGGCTACGTGACATGTGTTGGAAGGATCAAAATCGCAGCCCACTGTCCGGAGGGATCGGTGTGGAGTGATGCAGTGAAAACATGCGTTCGACAATACTCCTCCTCGGGAGTTCAGGAGCGTACGAGACGAGATACCGCAATAGAAACAGTGACCACATGTGCAACGGTTTGTCCGCAAGTGTTCGATCCGAGGAAGCTTGTGCTAGTGGAGCATAGTTCTTGTACGAAATATAATCTGTGCGTTCTTGGGCTGATGCTGACTGTATCGTGCCCAAATGATTTGCGGTTCAATAAGGAGCGGTGTGAATGTGATTTCAAGGAAAAGGTTTATTGTGAAGGTGAAGATCCCGCGACGACAACAGTGGATTATGCATCAACCACCGATGCGACGACAGTTTATGATTCAACAACAGAAGATTCCACAACAGAAGAATCTACCACTGAAGTCGCAACATCCGAGTCAACGACAGAAGATTCGACAACAGAAGAGTCTACCACTGAGGTGACGGTATCCGAGTCTACTACGGAGGATTCTACAACAGCAGAATCTACCACTGAGGTCGCAACATCCGAGTCAACGACAGATGAGTCCACTACAGAAGAGTCTACCACTGAAGTCGCAACATCCGAGTCCACGACAGAAGATTCTACAACTGAAGAATCTACCTCTGAA GTCGCAACATCCGAGTCAACGACAGAAGAGTCCACAACAGAAGAGTCTACCACTAAAGACGCAACATCCGAGTCCACGACAGAAGATTCTACAACTGAAGAATCTACCTCTGAAGTCGCAACATCCGAGTCAACGACGGAGGATTCGACAACAGAAGAGGCTACCACTGAA CTCGCAACATCCGAGTCAACGACAGAAGAGTCCACTACAGAAGAGTCGAACACTGAGGTGACAGTATCCGAGTCTACTTCAGAAGATTCTACAACTGAAGAATCTACCACTGAA GTGACAGTATCCGAGTCCACGACAGAAGATTCTACAACTGAAGAATCTACAACTGAAGCCGCAACATCGGAGTCAACGACGGAGGATTCGACAACAGAAGAGGCTACGACTGAAGTTACAGTATCCGAGTCTACTACAGAGGATTCTACAACAGAAGAATCTACCACTGAAGTCGCAACATCCGAGTCAACGACGGAGGATTCGACAACAGAAGAGGCTACCACTGAAGTTATAGTATCCGAGTCTACTACGGAGGATTTTACTACTGAAGAATCTACCACTGAG CTCGCAACATCCGAGTCAACGACGGAGGATTCGACAACAGAAGAGTCTACCACTGAA GTGACAGTATCCGAGTCCACGACAGAAGATTCTACAACTGAAGAATCTACAACTGAAGCCGCAACATCGGAGTCAACGACGGAGGATTCGACAACAGAAGAGGCTACGACTGAAGTTACAGTATCCGAGTCTACTACAGAGGATTCTACAACAGAAGAATCTACCACTGAAGTCGCAACATCCGAGTCAACGACGGAGGATTCGACAACAGAAGAGGCTACCACTGAAGTTATAGTATCCGAGTCTACTACGGAGGATTTTACTACTGAAGAATCTACCACTGAGGTCGCAACATCCGAGTCAACGACGGAGGATTCGACAACAGAAGATTCCACCACTGAGGTGACAGTATCCGAATCCACGACAGAAGATTCTACAACTGAAGAATCTACAACTGAAGCCGCAACATCGGAGTCAACGACGGAGGATTCGACAACAGAAGAGGCTACGACTGAAGTTACAGTATCCGAGTCTACTACAGAGGATTCTACAACAGAAGAATCTACCACTGAAGTCGCAACATCCGAGTCAACGACGGAGGATTCGACAACAGAAGAGGCTACCACTGAAGTTATAGTATCCGAGTCTACTACGGAGGATTTTACTACTGAAGAATCTACCACTGAGGTCGCAACATCCGAGTCAACGACGGAGGATTCGACAACAGAAGATTCCACCACTGAGGTGACAGTATCCGAATCCACGACAGAAGATTCTACAACTGAAGAATCTACCACTGAAGCCGCAACATCCGAGTCAACGACGGAGGATTCGACAACAGAAGAGGCTACCACTGAAGTTACAGTATCCGAGTCTACTACGGAGGATTCTACAACAGAAGAATCTACCACTGAAATCGCAACATCCGAGTCAACGACGGAGGATTCGACAACAGAAGAGTCTACCACTGAGGTGACAGTATCCGAGTCTACTACGGAGGATTCTACAACTGAAGAATCTACCACTGAGGTCGCAACATCCGAGTCTACGACAGAAGAGTCCACAACAGAAGAGTCTACCAATGAGATGACAGTATCCGAGTCCACGACAGAAGATTCTACAACTGAAGAATCTACTACTGAGGTCGCAACATCCGAGTCAACGACGGAGGATTCGACAACAGAAGAGTCCACCACTGAGGTGATAGTATCCACTGCATCTTCAACATCTGAAGTGCCTACATCCGAATCAACAACGGAAGCGTCAACTCAATCGATATCATTATCAACGATTGAAGTAACACCAGATGAAACGACTTCAAGTACCTCCTCAGAAACAACAACTGCTCTCCCAGTATCTTCAAGTACGGAGAGAACGCCAGTGTCGGGGGCCGAAATTGTTACAGGCATTTCCAAAGCGTTTGAAAAAGTGTCGAGCATTTTTGAAACATTAGCCAAAATATTTGCATCGGCCATTAAGAGCAACTAG
- the LOC120954897 gene encoding serine-rich adhesin for platelets-like isoform X20 codes for MEFKRTLLLTMLTTSSFFLHVSASFICPKYDTSRQLSSLYAMPHSQTGYVTCVGRIKIAAHCPEGSVWSDAVKTCVRQYSSSGVQERTRRDTAIETVTTCATVCPQVFDPRKLVLVEHSSCTKYNLCVLGLMLTVSCPNDLRFNKERCECDFKEKVYCEGEDPATTTVDYASTTDATTVYDSTTEDSTTEESTTEVATSESTTEDSTTEESTTEVTVSESTTEDSTTAESTTEVATSESTTDESTTEESTTEVATSESTTEDSTTEESTSEVATSESTTEESTTEESTTKDATSESTTEDSTTEESTSEVATSESTTEDSTTEEATTEVATSESTTEESTTEESTTELATSESTTEESTTEESNTEVTVSESTSEDSTTEESTTEVTVSESTTEDSTTEESTTEAATSESTTEDSTTEEATTEVTVSESTTEDSTTEESTTEVATSESTTEDSTTEEATTEVIVSESTTEDFTTEESTTELATSESTTEDSTTEESTTEVTVSESTTEDSTTEESTTEAATSESTTEDSTTEEATTEVTVSESTTEDSTTEESTTEVATSESTTEDSTTEEATTEVIVSESTTEDFTTEESTTEVATSESTTEDSTTEDSTTEVTVSESTTEDSTTEESTTEAATSESTTEDSTTEEATTEVTVSESTTEDSTTEESTTEVATSESTTEDSTTEEATTEVIVSESTTEDFTTEESTTEVATSESTTEDSTTEDSTTEVTVSESTTEDSTTEESTTEAATSESTTEDSTTEEATTEVTVSESTTEDSTTEESTTEIATSESTTEDSTTEESTTEMTVSESTTEDSTTEESTTEVATSESTTEDSTTEESTTEVIVSTASSTSEVPTSESTTEASTQSISLSTIEVTPDETTSSTSSETTTALPVSSSTERTPVSGAEIVTGISKAFEKVSSIFETLAKIFASAIKSN; via the exons atGGAGTTTAAACGGACACTTCTGCTTACGATGCTGACAACATCATCTTTCTTCCTGCATGTGTCGGCAAGCTTCATTTGCCCAAAGTATGACACTTCACGACAGTTATCTTCTCTATACGCGATGCCTCACAGCCAAACAGGCTACGTGACATGTGTTGGAAGGATCAAAATCGCAGCCCACTGTCCGGAGGGATCGGTGTGGAGTGATGCAGTGAAAACATGCGTTCGACAATACTCCTCCTCGGGAGTTCAGGAGCGTACGAGACGAGATACCGCAATAGAAACAGTGACCACATGTGCAACGGTTTGTCCGCAAGTGTTCGATCCGAGGAAGCTTGTGCTAGTGGAGCATAGTTCTTGTACGAAATATAATCTGTGCGTTCTTGGGCTGATGCTGACTGTATCGTGCCCAAATGATTTGCGGTTCAATAAGGAGCGGTGTGAATGTGATTTCAAGGAAAAGGTTTATTGTGAAGGTGAAGATCCCGCGACGACAACAGTGGATTATGCATCAACCACCGATGCGACGACAGTTTATGATTCAACAACAGAAGATTCCACAACAGAAGAATCTACCACTGAAGTCGCAACATCCGAGTCAACGACAGAAGATTCGACAACAGAAGAGTCTACCACTGAGGTGACGGTATCCGAGTCTACTACGGAGGATTCTACAACAGCAGAATCTACCACTGAGGTCGCAACATCCGAGTCAACGACAGATGAGTCCACTACAGAAGAGTCTACCACTGAAGTCGCAACATCCGAGTCCACGACAGAAGATTCTACAACTGAAGAATCTACCTCTGAA GTCGCAACATCCGAGTCAACGACAGAAGAGTCCACAACAGAAGAGTCTACCACTAAAGACGCAACATCCGAGTCCACGACAGAAGATTCTACAACTGAAGAATCTACCTCTGAAGTCGCAACATCCGAGTCAACGACGGAGGATTCGACAACAGAAGAGGCTACCACTGAA GTCGCAACATCCGAGTCAACGACAGAAGAGTCCACTACTGAAGAATCTACCACTGAGCTCGCAACATCCGAGTCAACGACAGAAGAGTCCACTACAGAAGAGTCGAACACTGAGGTGACAGTATCCGAGTCTACTTCAGAAGATTCTACAACTGAAGAATCTACCACTGAA GTGACAGTATCCGAGTCCACGACAGAAGATTCTACAACTGAAGAATCTACAACTGAAGCCGCAACATCGGAGTCAACGACGGAGGATTCGACAACAGAAGAGGCTACGACTGAAGTTACAGTATCCGAGTCTACTACAGAGGATTCTACAACAGAAGAATCTACCACTGAAGTCGCAACATCCGAGTCAACGACGGAGGATTCGACAACAGAAGAGGCTACCACTGAAGTTATAGTATCCGAGTCTACTACGGAGGATTTTACTACTGAAGAATCTACCACTGAG CTCGCAACATCCGAGTCAACGACGGAGGATTCGACAACAGAAGAGTCTACCACTGAA GTGACAGTATCCGAGTCCACGACAGAAGATTCTACAACTGAAGAATCTACAACTGAAGCCGCAACATCGGAGTCAACGACGGAGGATTCGACAACAGAAGAGGCTACGACTGAAGTTACAGTATCCGAGTCTACTACAGAGGATTCTACAACAGAAGAATCTACCACTGAAGTCGCAACATCCGAGTCAACGACGGAGGATTCGACAACAGAAGAGGCTACCACTGAAGTTATAGTATCCGAGTCTACTACGGAGGATTTTACTACTGAAGAATCTACCACTGAGGTCGCAACATCCGAGTCAACGACGGAGGATTCGACAACAGAAGATTCCACCACTGAGGTGACAGTATCCGAATCCACGACAGAAGATTCTACAACTGAAGAATCTACAACTGAAGCCGCAACATCGGAGTCAACGACGGAGGATTCGACAACAGAAGAGGCTACGACTGAAGTTACAGTATCCGAGTCTACTACAGAGGATTCTACAACAGAAGAATCTACCACTGAAGTCGCAACATCCGAGTCAACGACGGAGGATTCGACAACAGAAGAGGCTACCACTGAAGTTATAGTATCCGAGTCTACTACGGAGGATTTTACTACTGAAGAATCTACCACTGAGGTCGCAACATCCGAGTCAACGACGGAGGATTCGACAACAGAAGATTCCACCACTGAGGTGACAGTATCCGAATCCACGACAGAAGATTCTACAACTGAAGAATCTACCACTGAAGCCGCAACATCCGAGTCAACGACGGAGGATTCGACAACAGAAGAGGCTACCACTGAAGTTACAGTATCCGAGTCTACTACGGAGGATTCTACAACAGAAGAATCTACCACTGAAATCGCAACATCCGAGTCAACGACGGAGGATTCGACAACAGAAGAGTCTACCACTGAG ATGACAGTATCCGAGTCCACGACAGAAGATTCTACAACTGAAGAATCTACTACTGAGGTCGCAACATCCGAGTCAACGACGGAGGATTCGACAACAGAAGAGTCCACCACTGAGGTGATAGTATCCACTGCATCTTCAACATCTGAAGTGCCTACATCCGAATCAACAACGGAAGCGTCAACTCAATCGATATCATTATCAACGATTGAAGTAACACCAGATGAAACGACTTCAAGTACCTCCTCAGAAACAACAACTGCTCTCCCAGTATCTTCAAGTACGGAGAGAACGCCAGTGTCGGGGGCCGAAATTGTTACAGGCATTTCCAAAGCGTTTGAAAAAGTGTCGAGCATTTTTGAAACATTAGCCAAAATATTTGCATCGGCCATTAAGAGCAACTAG